The Pusillibacter faecalis genome has a window encoding:
- a CDS encoding DUF4365 domain-containing protein — translation MTEAHTKELISKAYVNALAARVGMTVANSSLDYGFDGTFKDIEYDAATKEYGETGFGIDFQLKATINASPKNGVIKYSLEVKNYHKLIKTRVGTPRILIVYSMPREKDMWLTVNNEETLLRRCAWWCSLKGHPEVENKERVVIDIPLDQQLTPEVLVQLMQRVKEGVAL, via the coding sequence GTGACGGAGGCGCATACAAAAGAACTCATCAGTAAAGCGTACGTGAATGCGCTTGCTGCTCGCGTAGGCATGACAGTGGCAAATTCGTCACTGGATTATGGCTTTGATGGCACATTTAAGGACATTGAATATGATGCAGCGACCAAAGAATATGGAGAAACAGGTTTTGGAATTGACTTTCAATTAAAAGCTACCATTAATGCATCTCCTAAAAATGGAGTCATAAAGTATAGTTTGGAAGTCAAAAATTATCATAAACTGATCAAAACTCGAGTGGGAACGCCACGAATTTTAATTGTCTACTCAATGCCTCGAGAAAAAGATATGTGGTTGACTGTTAATAATGAAGAAACTTTATTGCGTAGATGTGCATGGTGGTGTTCATTAAAAGGTCACCCAGAAGTCGAAAATAAAGAACGAGTAGTAATTGATATTCCATTAGATCAGCAGTTGACGCCAGAGGTTCTTGTACAATTGATGCAAAGAGTGAAAGAGGGTGTAGCGTTATGA
- a CDS encoding response regulator transcription factor: MANILIVEDEKNMQSIIAEYMQRGGHSCFTADDGVDALMILKNNPMDLMILDVMMPHLDGFSVCKMAREMSNLPIIMLTAKSEEEDKLKGYELGADDYITKPFSPKVLLAKVGALLRRSSITPTDSMNAGKITIIPTSHKVFVDGQEITLTHKEYELLHFFMVNPSQIFSREQLLNRIWDYDFEGTTRTVDTHIKTLRQKLGDEGQHIVTLIRSGYKFEVSV, translated from the coding sequence ATGGCAAATATTTTAATCGTGGAAGATGAAAAGAATATGCAGAGCATTATTGCCGAGTATATGCAGCGAGGCGGTCACTCCTGCTTTACGGCGGACGATGGCGTGGACGCTTTAATGATCTTGAAAAACAATCCAATGGACTTAATGATACTGGATGTGATGATGCCCCACCTTGACGGTTTTTCCGTCTGCAAGATGGCAAGGGAAATGAGCAACCTCCCTATTATCATGCTGACTGCGAAAAGCGAGGAAGAAGATAAACTGAAAGGTTATGAGCTGGGAGCCGATGACTATATTACCAAACCATTCAGTCCCAAAGTGTTACTGGCAAAGGTTGGCGCTTTGCTGCGCCGCTCCTCTATCACGCCTACCGATTCTATGAACGCCGGAAAAATTACGATCATCCCCACATCTCATAAGGTCTTTGTGGATGGACAGGAAATCACTTTGACCCACAAGGAATATGAACTACTGCATTTCTTCATGGTTAATCCCAGCCAGATATTCAGCAGAGAGCAGTTGCTTAATCGGATTTGGGACTACGACTTTGAGGGAACAACACGGACGGTAGATACCCATATCAAAACCCTGCGGCAGAAATTAGGCGATGAGGGCCAGCATATTGTTACCTTGATTCGTTCCGGCTACAAATTTGAGGTGAGCGTATGA
- a CDS encoding ABC transporter permease, giving the protein MKGLIYQLKSVRKDKFCIMSFLLPIVVAVALNFVGSIDLSSLGEFHFGVTAKATTSEVNTWLERYGTVTVYPTQEELIAAINEPSTNLIGVEMADGSIQTILSGDELDMFQQTAGTLPALYEQREWAAQASVQVLERPDMMAGYQNIFIAITLIVAMFMGCTFNAMNIISEKEDGVALINEILPMTHRQYMMQKIFVGFVFGCLSAILTAAICFRLSFTGAAVMLALIVLSAFVSALIGLFVGKLSDGMMVGVVYIKIVMIVFMAVPILNYLVGARNKVLSYICHLIPSSATFEGIMDLANGTASTAVKDIIILALHCVLWFLLYLFVSKRQKKHI; this is encoded by the coding sequence ATGAAAGGACTGATCTATCAACTGAAAAGTGTCCGAAAAGACAAGTTCTGTATCATGTCATTTCTCCTGCCTATCGTGGTCGCTGTGGCATTGAATTTTGTCGGCTCCATTGACCTTTCTTCATTGGGGGAATTTCATTTTGGAGTAACGGCAAAGGCCACCACTTCGGAAGTCAACACATGGCTGGAACGGTACGGTACTGTCACCGTTTATCCCACACAGGAAGAACTGATTGCGGCCATCAACGAACCGTCAACAAACCTGATCGGCGTGGAAATGGCTGACGGCAGCATCCAGACAATCCTTTCCGGCGATGAACTGGATATGTTTCAGCAGACAGCAGGCACGCTCCCGGCTCTTTACGAGCAGAGGGAATGGGCGGCACAGGCCAGTGTGCAGGTATTGGAGCGCCCGGATATGATGGCGGGCTATCAGAATATCTTTATTGCCATTACGCTGATTGTGGCAATGTTCATGGGCTGTACCTTTAATGCCATGAACATTATTTCTGAAAAAGAGGATGGCGTTGCGCTGATCAATGAAATCCTGCCTATGACGCACAGACAGTACATGATGCAGAAAATCTTTGTGGGTTTTGTATTCGGCTGCCTGTCCGCTATTCTTACAGCGGCAATCTGTTTCCGGCTCTCTTTCACAGGGGCGGCGGTCATGCTGGCATTGATCGTCCTTTCCGCATTTGTGTCGGCCCTGATCGGTTTGTTTGTGGGCAAACTCTCCGATGGCATGATGGTAGGTGTGGTTTATATTAAAATCGTGATGATTGTATTTATGGCGGTTCCGATTCTGAATTATCTGGTCGGTGCAAGAAACAAAGTCCTTTCCTACATTTGCCATCTGATCCCGTCCAGCGCCACCTTTGAGGGCATTATGGATTTGGCGAATGGAACTGCATCAACAGCGGTTAAGGACATCATTATTCTCGCTCTCCATTGTGTCCTTTGGTTCTTGCTCTATCTGTTTGTATCTAAGCGGCAGAAAAAACATATTTAA
- a CDS encoding sensor histidine kinase — translation MKINENMNIFTIRKKILLASKLIGVALISSYILSTKLPVNTDISFVIWSAFVVVLVCAIDLLMARFITKPVSELNEAARNMAELNFSHPCQVESRDEFGQLAESLNMMAENLQQAFSSLEDANRKLEQDVEQKKRLLAERKELVDNLSHEMKTPLGVIRAYAEGLQDETDEAKRQKYSEVIITETERMSRLITTLLDLSALENGATQLRPERFDFVDFLETVAGRLLIDTPDADFVLEYELPEHPVYVNTDKGRMEQVLNNLIINAKRNNRPGGILRLSLLEKDGLWDFSIFNQGPPIPEESLSKIWSKFYRDKNSKYSGSGLGLAIVAQVLSMQHLHYGAENQPGGVAFYFSLPTVK, via the coding sequence ATGAAGATCAACGAAAACATGAACATCTTTACCATACGAAAGAAGATACTGCTGGCCTCCAAACTGATTGGCGTTGCCCTGATTTCTTCTTATATATTGTCCACCAAACTGCCAGTGAACACCGATATTTCCTTTGTGATATGGTCGGCTTTTGTGGTGGTTCTGGTCTGTGCCATTGATCTGCTGATGGCCCGCTTTATCACAAAGCCGGTTTCGGAACTGAATGAAGCTGCCCGGAACATGGCAGAGCTTAATTTTTCACACCCCTGCCAGGTGGAAAGCCGTGATGAATTTGGACAGCTTGCGGAGAGCCTGAACATGATGGCCGAAAACCTGCAACAGGCGTTTTCTTCTCTGGAAGATGCCAACCGGAAATTAGAGCAGGATGTGGAGCAGAAAAAAAGACTGCTTGCCGAGCGTAAGGAACTGGTGGACAACCTCTCCCATGAAATGAAAACTCCGCTGGGCGTGATCCGGGCCTATGCCGAGGGATTGCAAGACGAAACAGACGAAGCAAAACGGCAAAAGTATTCCGAGGTCATCATAACGGAAACAGAACGCATGAGCCGCTTAATCACTACGCTGCTTGATCTGTCTGCATTGGAAAATGGGGCTACCCAGCTCCGCCCGGAGCGGTTCGACTTTGTAGACTTTTTGGAAACGGTGGCAGGACGGCTGCTGATCGACACCCCGGACGCAGATTTTGTTTTGGAATATGAACTGCCGGAGCATCCTGTCTATGTCAATACAGACAAAGGGCGGATGGAACAGGTCTTGAATAATCTGATCATCAATGCCAAACGAAATAACAGGCCGGGCGGGATTTTGAGATTGTCCCTGCTTGAAAAAGACGGCCTTTGGGACTTCTCTATCTTCAATCAGGGGCCGCCTATCCCGGAAGAAAGCCTGTCAAAGATATGGTCGAAATTCTATCGTGATAAAAATTCCAAATACAGCGGTTCCGGGCTGGGCCTTGCCATTGTTGCACAGGTCTTGTCCATGCAGCACCTACACTATGGCGCAGAAAATCAGCCGGGAGGCGTGGCCTTTTACTTCTCCCTCCCCACAGTAAAATAA
- a CDS encoding recombinase family protein, whose product MTANTKYPDNITALYARLSQEDALDGESNSIANQKKILLKYATDNHFSNPTFFIDDGVSGVTFDRPGWNEMIRLAEAGKVQTVIVKDMSRMGRDYLKVGYYTESFFAERDIRYIAINDGVDSDKGDNDFTPFRNLFNDFYARDTSKKIRAVMRAKGNSGEHLCTNPPYGYMKDPADKKKWIVDEEAAEIVKRIFDLCIAGKGPMQIAKLLTAEHILTVKAHYAQRAGKTLPEKPYHWDPKSVAGILERPEYTGCTVNFKTYSKSHKLKKRLHNVPENQRIFPNTQPAIIDEQVFVRVQELRENKRRPAKQAERQGLFSGLLYCADCGSKLHFATGKNMTPQQDCYRCSRYKSNTGDCTMHFIREETLKLFVLQRIFDVTALFFDDAMAFEEAAKKQHFQEAEKEAQKRKREIAQAEKRIGELDRIFKRIYEDDISGTISHERFLKLSADYEAEQRELTEQIKTWREVVETFEQDRSDFDSFAAIVRKYVGIRELTPTIVNEFVKKIIVHAPDKSSGHRRQKIELVWNFIGEVNLPGDDQTVERQRKDRTA is encoded by the coding sequence ATGACAGCAAACACAAAATATCCCGACAACATCACCGCTTTATACGCCCGCCTGTCCCAAGAGGATGCGCTGGACGGCGAGAGCAACAGCATTGCCAACCAGAAGAAAATCCTGCTCAAATACGCAACGGACAATCATTTTTCCAATCCCACATTTTTCATTGATGACGGCGTTTCCGGTGTCACTTTCGATAGACCCGGTTGGAATGAGATGATACGCCTTGCAGAAGCGGGGAAAGTCCAGACCGTTATTGTCAAAGATATGTCCCGCATGGGGCGGGATTACCTGAAAGTGGGCTACTATACCGAGAGTTTCTTTGCGGAACGTGATATTCGATATATCGCCATCAATGACGGTGTGGACAGCGACAAGGGAGACAACGATTTTACCCCTTTTCGCAATCTGTTCAACGACTTCTACGCCCGCGATACCAGCAAGAAAATCCGTGCCGTCATGCGTGCCAAAGGAAACTCTGGGGAACACCTCTGCACCAATCCGCCCTACGGGTATATGAAAGACCCAGCGGACAAAAAGAAGTGGATTGTGGACGAGGAAGCTGCCGAGATCGTCAAGCGTATTTTTGACCTGTGCATTGCGGGAAAAGGCCCCATGCAGATTGCCAAGTTGCTGACTGCCGAACACATCCTGACTGTCAAGGCACATTATGCCCAGCGTGCCGGAAAAACGCTGCCTGAAAAACCGTATCACTGGGACCCGAAATCTGTGGCGGGGATCTTGGAGCGTCCAGAGTACACCGGCTGTACAGTGAACTTCAAGACCTATTCCAAGTCCCACAAACTGAAAAAGCGACTGCATAACGTCCCGGAAAACCAGCGGATTTTCCCCAATACACAGCCTGCCATTATTGATGAACAAGTCTTTGTGCGGGTACAAGAATTGCGGGAGAACAAGCGCCGTCCGGCCAAGCAAGCTGAACGGCAAGGGCTGTTTTCTGGCCTGCTGTACTGCGCCGATTGCGGAAGCAAACTGCATTTCGCCACAGGTAAAAACATGACGCCGCAGCAAGACTGCTATCGGTGTTCCCGGTATAAGAGCAATACAGGCGACTGTACCATGCACTTCATCCGGGAAGAAACGCTGAAACTGTTTGTTTTGCAGCGGATTTTCGATGTGACGGCGCTGTTCTTTGATGATGCTATGGCATTTGAGGAAGCCGCGAAAAAGCAGCACTTCCAAGAAGCCGAAAAAGAGGCTCAGAAACGCAAGCGTGAAATTGCCCAAGCGGAAAAGCGTATTGGCGAACTTGACCGCATTTTCAAGCGCATCTATGAGGATGACATCAGCGGGACGATCAGCCATGAACGGTTCTTGAAACTCTCCGCTGATTATGAAGCGGAACAAAGAGAACTGACAGAGCAGATTAAGACATGGCGGGAAGTGGTAGAAACCTTTGAACAGGATCGATCCGACTTTGACAGCTTTGCAGCCATTGTACGGAAATATGTAGGTATCCGGGAATTGACACCCACTATCGTCAATGAGTTTGTAAAGAAGATTATCGTCCATGCGCCGGATAAGTCCAGCGGCCACCGCAGGCAGAAGATTGAACTAGTCTGGAACTTCATTGGAGAAGTCAACCTGCCCGGCGACGATCAGACTGTGGAACGGCAAAGAAAAGACAGGACGGCATGA
- a CDS encoding sigma-70 family RNA polymerase sigma factor — protein sequence MKEYTPDYVKCCQFDHYCKLVLYHEAIDYLREMQRYRKYQISLEDISLAQWDKFSTRDEYPSDSFVFSAFGYALHIRDELVAGAFVKLPEQEQQILILHYVATMADTNIGRLMGMSRSAVQRHRTKALNELRKRLEDDGGRKAK from the coding sequence ATGAAAGAATATACCCCTGATTATGTGAAATGTTGTCAGTTCGACCATTACTGCAAGCTGGTTCTATACCATGAAGCGATTGACTACCTGCGGGAAATGCAGAGATACCGCAAGTACCAAATATCCTTAGAGGATATTTCCCTGGCTCAATGGGACAAGTTCTCCACACGGGACGAGTACCCCAGCGACAGCTTTGTGTTCTCGGCCTTTGGCTATGCCCTACATATCCGGGATGAGCTGGTGGCCGGAGCCTTTGTCAAGCTGCCAGAGCAGGAGCAGCAAATTTTAATTCTGCATTATGTCGCAACTATGGCAGACACCAACATTGGCCGTCTTATGGGAATGTCCCGCAGCGCCGTTCAGCGGCACCGTACCAAAGCCCTGAATGAATTGCGGAAACGATTGGAGGACGACGGAGGGAGAAAAGCGAAATGA
- a CDS encoding MraY family glycosyltransferase codes for MISFESQLIVYIVLALAVALIVSFLMTPVVKTFAYKVGAIDVPKDDRRMHKVPVPRLGGLAIFIGFMVSIFIFVPITPEMRSILLGAVVIVVLGVVDDIMALPAMLKFVVQIVAALIPALSGVRILAFSNPNIFSSNAYWVLDGLSIPFTVLWIVAITNSVNLIDGLDGLANGVSAISATTMLLIALIASELQVATVMAALVGACVGFMPYNLNPAKMFMGDTGATFLGYILATMSIQGLFKYYAVISFVVPFLILGLPIFDTAFAFIRRIAHGQSPMHADRSHIHHRLIDMGLNQKQAVATLYVISAILGLSAVVLTTSGEQKAMLFFAALCIVAVVAARVVFPKEVKEELREELEELRPHSGEAEPKEDGEQAGTVEKEEET; via the coding sequence ATGATATCCTTTGAGTCGCAGCTCATTGTCTATATTGTTCTGGCTCTGGCCGTTGCACTGATTGTCAGCTTTTTGATGACGCCGGTAGTCAAGACGTTTGCCTATAAGGTGGGCGCCATTGACGTGCCCAAGGACGACAGGCGTATGCATAAAGTCCCCGTCCCGCGGCTGGGGGGGCTGGCCATCTTCATCGGCTTCATGGTGAGCATTTTCATCTTTGTCCCCATCACGCCGGAGATGCGGAGCATCCTGCTGGGCGCGGTGGTCATTGTGGTGCTGGGCGTGGTGGACGACATTATGGCCCTGCCTGCGATGCTGAAATTTGTGGTGCAGATTGTGGCGGCGCTGATTCCTGCGCTGAGCGGGGTCCGGATTCTGGCCTTTTCCAATCCCAACATTTTCTCCAGTAACGCCTACTGGGTGCTGGACGGCCTCTCCATCCCGTTTACAGTGCTCTGGATTGTAGCCATCACCAACTCGGTGAATTTGATCGACGGACTGGACGGTCTTGCCAACGGAGTCTCCGCCATCTCCGCCACCACCATGCTGCTGATCGCTCTGATTGCCTCAGAGCTTCAGGTGGCCACGGTCATGGCGGCTTTAGTAGGTGCGTGCGTGGGGTTCATGCCATACAACCTGAACCCGGCTAAGATGTTCATGGGTGATACCGGAGCGACCTTTTTGGGCTATATTCTGGCCACCATGTCAATTCAGGGCTTATTTAAGTACTACGCGGTGATCTCCTTCGTAGTGCCGTTTCTGATTCTGGGACTGCCGATCTTTGATACCGCCTTTGCCTTTATCCGCCGCATTGCTCATGGACAAAGCCCCATGCACGCAGACCGCAGCCATATTCATCACAGGCTGATCGATATGGGATTGAATCAGAAGCAGGCCGTGGCGACGTTGTATGTGATCTCTGCAATTCTGGGCCTCTCCGCTGTGGTGCTGACTACCAGCGGCGAGCAGAAGGCTATGCTCTTCTTCGCCGCGCTATGCATTGTAGCAGTAGTAGCCGCCCGGGTTGTGTTCCCCAAAGAGGTCAAGGAGGAGCTGAGGGAGGAGCTGGAGGAGCTGCGCCCCCACTCCGGAGAAGCAGAACCAAAGGAAGACGGGGAGCAAGCAGGCACCGTAGAGAAGGAAGAGGAGACGTAA
- a CDS encoding ABC transporter ATP-binding protein, with amino-acid sequence MIEVKNLTFSYGKDKQALHGLNFSVADGEIFGFLGPNGSGKSTTQKILTGILKGHGGEVSLFGKDLRTAQTQEFFQQIGVLFEFPYLYANLSAVDNLNYFASFYPKEQLRDVKELLEELEFKKDFLNKPVSSYSKGMRQRVSMARALISNPKLLFLDEPTSGLDPAGAVLFRKIIEKERQKGTTVFLTTHNMLDADLLCDRVAFITNGNIVALDTPQNLKEKNSNHRIVVSYLYQGKRKEQTIEAPELKAGIPFAYDEIISIHSQEPTLEDVFIQYTGRGLS; translated from the coding sequence ATGATCGAGGTTAAAAACCTGACTTTTTCCTACGGAAAGGATAAGCAGGCGTTACATGGCTTGAATTTTTCTGTGGCAGATGGGGAGATTTTCGGATTTTTGGGGCCGAATGGTTCCGGGAAGTCCACCACCCAAAAGATATTGACCGGCATCTTAAAAGGGCATGGCGGCGAGGTTTCCCTATTTGGAAAGGATTTGAGAACCGCACAGACGCAGGAGTTTTTTCAGCAGATCGGCGTCCTGTTTGAGTTTCCTTATCTGTACGCTAATTTAAGCGCAGTGGACAATCTGAACTATTTTGCGTCCTTTTATCCCAAAGAACAACTGCGGGATGTAAAAGAACTGCTGGAAGAACTGGAATTTAAGAAAGACTTTCTCAATAAGCCGGTGTCCTCCTACTCCAAAGGGATGCGGCAGCGTGTGAGCATGGCGAGGGCTTTGATCAGCAATCCGAAACTTTTATTTTTGGACGAACCCACCAGCGGCCTTGATCCCGCCGGCGCTGTGCTTTTTCGGAAAATCATCGAGAAAGAACGGCAAAAAGGCACAACGGTATTTCTCACAACACACAATATGCTGGACGCTGATCTGCTCTGTGATCGTGTGGCGTTTATCACGAATGGAAATATTGTTGCGCTGGACACGCCCCAAAATCTGAAAGAGAAAAACAGCAATCACCGCATTGTGGTTTCCTATCTTTATCAGGGCAAGCGAAAGGAGCAGACCATAGAAGCGCCTGAACTGAAAGCCGGTATTCCTTTCGCCTATGATGAAATCATCAGCATCCATTCGCAGGAGCCGACACTGGAAGATGTCTTTATCCAGTACACGGGAAGGGGGCTGTCTTAA
- a CDS encoding ABC transporter permease yields the protein MWKSLCSLFKKDCRMMMSGKFFLVALGSLVLYTLFINFGYVKFMDAQLYNVYLYDPAGTQTEFSSLVRPVSSLEELDAALAGDANGVGIDASGKTPHVLFYAATEKADRHRTDYALSLLSPDGNDTAKTVGSNSPEMKQRREITCELLFIEIVAVGFLGIASVLFKEKQMGVIRVHAVMPLHKSLFVCSKIMLFLITDLVFAALMVLFNVGLGGMSVLPAVLVQTAILSLIMALAGFGCTMLLRDFKQFSLAYLVIALFAATPVFLAANTSVKMAWIDYHPFYHVYMGLKNAFFGIPTTSPVYYAGAIGAIILLFILVEAAFRKEMGKEG from the coding sequence ATGTGGAAAAGCCTTTGTTCTCTGTTCAAAAAAGACTGCCGGATGATGATGTCCGGGAAATTCTTTCTGGTGGCACTGGGTTCCCTTGTTTTATATACTCTGTTCATCAATTTCGGCTATGTGAAATTCATGGACGCCCAGCTCTACAATGTGTATCTGTATGATCCGGCTGGGACGCAGACAGAGTTTTCCTCTCTTGTCCGGCCCGTGTCCTCTTTGGAAGAACTGGATGCAGCCCTTGCCGGTGATGCAAACGGTGTCGGGATTGATGCCAGCGGCAAGACGCCTCATGTTCTGTTCTATGCGGCAACCGAAAAAGCGGACAGACACAGAACAGACTATGCGCTGTCCCTGCTTTCCCCGGATGGGAATGATACAGCAAAAACCGTCGGCAGCAACAGTCCTGAAATGAAGCAGCGCCGGGAGATCACCTGTGAACTTCTCTTTATTGAGATTGTAGCTGTTGGATTTTTGGGAATTGCTTCGGTGCTGTTTAAGGAAAAGCAGATGGGCGTGATTCGCGTCCATGCCGTTATGCCACTGCATAAGAGCCTGTTTGTATGCTCCAAAATCATGCTCTTTCTAATTACCGATTTGGTTTTTGCGGCCTTAATGGTTCTGTTCAATGTGGGGCTGGGCGGGATGTCGGTTTTGCCTGCGGTGCTGGTGCAGACCGCTATCCTCTCCTTGATTATGGCACTGGCAGGCTTCGGCTGTACCATGCTTCTGCGGGACTTTAAGCAATTTTCACTGGCGTATCTGGTAATTGCGCTCTTTGCGGCTACGCCGGTATTTCTGGCGGCGAATACTTCTGTCAAGATGGCGTGGATTGACTATCACCCGTTTTACCATGTGTATATGGGCCTAAAAAATGCCTTTTTCGGCATCCCGACTACAAGCCCGGTCTACTATGCCGGTGCGATAGGCGCAATCATTCTACTCTTTATCCTTGTAGAAGCTGCGTTCCGCAAGGAAATGGGAAAGGAGGGCTGA
- a CDS encoding helix-turn-helix domain-containing protein, whose amino-acid sequence MKQPTFYGRELLPLSVIEAARAGDPLAVESVLRYYDGYMNKLCTRTLYDLDGLPHVRVDEYMKHRLQAKLTEVIVNKK is encoded by the coding sequence ATGAAGCAGCCAACTTTCTACGGGCGGGAACTGTTGCCCTTGTCTGTGATCGAGGCGGCTCGCGCCGGTGATCCGCTGGCCGTGGAAAGTGTCTTGCGATATTATGACGGCTACATGAATAAACTGTGTACCCGGACACTCTACGATCTGGACGGTTTGCCTCATGTGCGGGTGGATGAATACATGAAACACCGCTTGCAGGCAAAGCTCACGGAAGTCATCGTAAACAAGAAATAG
- the wecB gene encoding non-hydrolyzing UDP-N-acetylglucosamine 2-epimerase produces MDKLRIMSVFGTRPEAIKMCPLVRELAAREGVESLCCVTAQHRQMLDSVLEVFSLKPDWDLDIMTPRQTLSTITSKCLTGMDEAIDTLKPDMILVHGDTSTTFAGALSAFYHQVPIGHVEAGLRTYDKYSPFPEEMNRKLVSSLADLHFCPTANNRGNLLREGVTGSIFVTGNTVIDALKTTVREDYRFSTDELNHLPYSEKKILLVTCHRRENYGEPMRNIMLALRQLAEENRDVELVYPVHLSPVVREAVDRYLRGAPRVHLIDPLPADEMHNLMARCYLVLTDSGGLQEEAPALGKPVLVLRRETERPEAVEAGTVKLAGVVQDDIVTMAQRLIQDRNAYAAMAHAVNPYGDGQACRRIADAVLWHFQRGERPADYQG; encoded by the coding sequence ATGGACAAGCTTCGTATCATGAGTGTCTTTGGCACCCGGCCGGAGGCTATCAAAATGTGCCCCCTGGTACGGGAACTGGCCGCGCGGGAGGGCGTAGAGAGCCTTTGCTGTGTCACCGCTCAGCACCGTCAGATGCTGGACAGTGTCCTGGAGGTTTTTTCTTTAAAACCGGACTGGGATCTCGACATCATGACACCCAGACAGACCCTTTCTACCATCACCAGCAAGTGCCTCACCGGTATGGATGAGGCGATTGACACACTGAAGCCTGACATGATTCTGGTGCATGGAGATACCTCTACCACCTTTGCCGGCGCTTTGTCTGCTTTTTACCATCAGGTGCCCATCGGGCACGTGGAGGCCGGGCTTCGAACCTATGACAAGTATTCTCCCTTTCCTGAAGAAATGAACCGGAAGCTGGTATCCTCTTTGGCGGACCTGCATTTTTGCCCCACGGCCAATAACAGAGGAAACCTCCTGCGGGAGGGGGTCACGGGCAGTATTTTCGTAACCGGCAACACGGTGATTGACGCGCTGAAAACCACCGTCCGGGAGGACTACCGCTTCTCAACAGATGAGCTGAACCATTTGCCTTACAGCGAGAAAAAAATTCTTTTGGTGACATGCCACCGTCGGGAAAATTATGGAGAGCCTATGCGCAATATTATGCTGGCTTTGCGGCAGCTGGCCGAGGAGAACCGGGATGTGGAGCTGGTATACCCAGTCCACCTCAGCCCGGTGGTGCGGGAGGCGGTGGATCGCTACCTCCGGGGAGCTCCCAGGGTGCACCTGATCGATCCGCTGCCTGCCGACGAGATGCATAACCTTATGGCCCGGTGCTACCTGGTGCTGACAGACTCCGGCGGGCTGCAGGAGGAGGCTCCGGCTTTAGGAAAGCCTGTTTTGGTGCTGCGGCGGGAGACAGAGCGCCCAGAGGCTGTGGAGGCTGGTACTGTGAAACTGGCTGGCGTGGTACAGGATGATATTGTGACCATGGCACAGCGGCTGATTCAGGACCGGAACGCCTATGCGGCCATGGCCCATGCAGTGAATCCCTATGGAGACGGTCAGGCCTGCCGGCGGATTGCGGATGCGGTTTTGTGGCATTTCCAGCGGGGAGAACGGCCTGCGGATTATCAGGGATAA